One Rhododendron vialii isolate Sample 1 chromosome 2a, ASM3025357v1 genomic region harbors:
- the LOC131316538 gene encoding uncharacterized protein LOC131316538, whose amino-acid sequence MSPPSPIQTPPFSSPAAITHHQAPPTSSQVCLSSASPLPPTLSIETSIASSPSIDKQEIVDPSIHHDLESEDHTMDVEKHVTDVVVTEQKSQQEGDTSTLGSYVGPSTIPT is encoded by the exons ATGTCTCCTCCCTCCCCCATTCAAACTCCTCCATTTTCATCCCCAGCTGCCATCACCCACCACCAAGCCCCTCCCACCAGCAGCCAAGTCTGCCTATCTTCCgcctctcctcttcctcctacATTGTCAATAGAAACCTCGAttgcttcctctccctccattgaTAAACAAGAAATAGTTGACCCATCAATACACCACGATTTGGAGTCTGAAGATCACACAATGGATGTTGAGAAACATGTCACAGATGTTGTAGTGACGGAGCAAAAATCGCAGCAAGAG GGTGACACTTCAACACTTGGTAGTTATGTAGGGCCATCGACTATACCTACTTAG
- the LOC131317474 gene encoding PKS-NRPS hybrid synthetase cheA-like — translation MSGKYRPFVKKVDGKEVAVKKRVRSADTKKCECPFELKAVKDNDGWTVSVHNGTHNHPPAVYFEGHSYAGRLSAEQTSTVVDLSVALVKPKEILTHLKVQDPENITSIKTVYNVRQKYQVIEKAGKSQMQHLLDWLEKYHYVHWTRGNETENVTELFWSPPSAGEMLCAFPHVLMIDCTYKTNKYKFPLLQIVGVTSTEMTFCAAFAFME, via the coding sequence ATGAGTGGTAAGTATAGGCCGTTTGTAAAGAAAGTTGATGGGAAGGAGGTAGCTGTGAAGAAGAGAGTACGGTCCGCGGACACCAAAAAATGTGAATgcccatttgaattgaaagctgTAAAGGACAATGATGGTTGGACTGTCTCTGTCCACAATGGCACCCACAACCATCCTCCAGCGGTGTACTTTGAGGGCCATTCGTATGCCGGGAGGTTGTCAGCAGAGCAGACTAGCACGGTGGTTGATTTGTCAGTCGCTTTGGTGAAACCAAAAGAAATCCTAACCCATTTGAAGGTTCAAGATCCTGAGAACATAACGTCTATCAAAACCGTGTACAATGTACGACAAAAGTATCAAGTGATAGAGAAAGCTGGGAAATCTCAAATGCAACATTTGTTGGATTGGCTAGAAAAGTACCACTATGTTCATTGGACCCGTGGGAACGAGACTGAGAATGTCACGGAGTTGTTTTGGTCTCCCCCATCTGCCGGGGAGATGTTATGTGCTTTTCCCCACGTGTTAATGATAGATTGCACATACAAGACGAATAAGTACAAGTTTCCTTTGCTTCAAATTGTTGGTGTAACATCGACGGAGATGACTTTTTGTGCAGCGTTTGCTTTCATGGAGTGA
- the LOC131317475 gene encoding uncharacterized protein LOC131317475: MGPNALPSVIVTDKELALMNAITNVFPHATNLLCRWHIGKNVLAKCRKMFDDKMWEEFICSWGLVVLSSSVAQYEERLCVLKRNFEMVPTALEYVEKNWLVPYKERFVGAWTNKVMHFGNLTSNREFTFAAKKYLENSQCNFDTIWEKIHRLMLLQVTEVKASFEKSLNSMQHDFRTTLFDRLRGVVSSNAMTLVLAASHQVEWFVESKRQCEYSLRHTHGIPCAHEIAPYKMANIPLPIELIYDHWKRLSLLAPKNEGSIEERLLAHFDCFYNKFLNENQYDVKLNYVKKMQELAHPKISTLLEPKVNAQPHGRKSTKEKNAAKEQNSTRRDPSEFEHVLASLQTPKPVKEKPRRNLKGKAKVPAQLFICPFINQFPEAIRPYIELVKDVEDDGNYGFRAVSSFMKGDVHEWLMVRSDLLKELETHLHLYEQVVGGTQRARELLHILSWYESPAPQEHWMTMPNMGHIIASAYNCVLVHLSNVQCLTFLPLQSKPLPSMKRKVIAIGFVDGGHFVQVFLKKGSPMPPIACNWKKHRLSIAKNWDAAHVAAIQKFNEIINVDVAIKEVIHVK, from the exons ATGGGTCCCAACGCGCTTCCGTCCGTTATTGTCACGGATAAGGAGTTGGCGCTTATGAATGCCATCACAAATGTTTTCCCTCATGCTACCAACCTCCTATGTAGGTGGCATATTGGCAAGAACGTATTAGCCAAGTGTAGAAAGATGTTTGATGACAAGATGTGGGAGGAGTTTATTTGCAGTTGGGGTCTAGTCGTCCTTTCATCGAGTGTTGCACAGTACGAGGAGCGCCTTTGTGTTTTGAAGCGTAATTTTGAAATGGTTCCTACAGCACTTGAATACGTCGAGAAAAATTGGTTGGTACCCTACAAAGAGAGGTTTGTAGGAGCTTGGACAAACAAAGTCATGCATTTCGGAAACCTAACAAGTAACAG AGAGTTCACATTCGCAGCTAAAAAATATCTTGAAAACTCGCAATGCAATTTTGATACTATATGGGAGAAGATTCACAGATTGATGTTGTTACAAGTTACTGAAGTAAAAGCTTCGTTTGAGAAGAGCCTCAATTCTATGCAACATGATTTTAGGACAACTCTATTTGATAGGCTAAGGGGAGTTGTTTCGTCAAATGCCATGACACTTGTTTTAGCGGCATCCCATCAAGTCGAATGGTTTGTGGAATCGAAGCGTCAGTGCGAGTATTCTTTGAGGCACACCCATGGTATACCTTGCGCTCATGAGATTGCTCCTTATAAGATGGCAAATATCCCCCTACCGATTGAGTTAATCTATGACCATTGGAAGAGGCTTTCTTTGCTTGCACCCAAGAATGAGGGTTCGATAGAGGAGAGGCTTTTGGCTCACTTTGATTGTTTTTACAACAAGTTCTTGAATGAAAATCAATATGATGTAAAGCTCAATTATGTTAAGAAAATGCAAGAGCTTGCTCATCCGAAAATCAGCACTCTCCTTGAACCCAAAGTGAATGCACAACCACACGGTCGGAAGTcaacgaaagaaaaaaatgcagccAAAGAACAAAATTCGACACGTAGGGATCCCTCGGAATTTGAGCATGTTCTCGCCTCCCTTCAAACCCCTAAGCCCGTCAAAGAGAAACCGCGGCGCAATCTGAAAGGGAAAGCAAAAGTTCCAGCACAACTTTTTATATGCCCCTTCATCAATCAGTTCCCAGAAGCAATAAGACCTTACATAGAATTGGTCAAGGATGTTGAAGATGATGGGAATTATGGGTTTCGGGCAGTGTCGAGCTTCATGAAAGGCGATGTTCATGAGTGGTTAATGGTAAGAAGTGATTTACTGAAAGAGTTGGAAACACATTTACACCTTTACGAACAAGTGGTAGGGGGGACCCAGAGGGCTAGGGAATTACTTCACATCTTGTCATGGTATGAAAGTCCGGCACCCCAGGAACATTGGATGACAATGCCAAACATGGGTCACATCATAGCATCTGCTTATAATTGTGTCCTTGTCCATTTATCAAATGTTCAATGTCTTACATTCCTCCCCCTCCAATCGAAGCCTTTACCCTCCATGAAACGAAAGGTTATTGCTATCGGGTTTGTTGACGGTGGACACTTTGTACAG GTATTCCTAAAAAAAGGTTCCCCTATGCCGCCAATAGCTTGCAATTGGAAAAAACATCGTCTTTCTATCGCTAAAAATTGGGATGCAGCCCATGTTGCGGCCATTCAGAAGTTCAACGAGATCATCAACGTTGACGTAGCAATAAAGGAGGTCATCCATGTCAAGTAG